In Brevibacillus brevis NBRC 100599, a single genomic region encodes these proteins:
- a CDS encoding CPBP family intramembrane glutamic endopeptidase — MKNLKIAFLLSLVSAIGFIAAIPYLLAIGGDALAMVPIPLPVAMTIFVLQGTIMAFLFSWIGLTFATKVGMDAPVLRKWLYKTGGESFNKKGIIQAVIFGFAATGLLLLLEFAVFQPLLPILAEKAQNVEVSVWAGILTSIQGGVYEEVMVRLFMMTMIVWICSKLFGRNSSPKPWMYWTGIIGAALIFGLGHLPAANVYFGEITPLLFIRTLALNGVAGILFGYLYWKRGLEYAMIAHAIGDIILHGFIK; from the coding sequence ATGAAAAACTTGAAAATAGCATTTCTATTATCGTTGGTGAGCGCTATCGGTTTTATCGCAGCTATTCCTTATTTGCTGGCAATTGGCGGGGATGCATTAGCCATGGTACCTATCCCGCTGCCGGTGGCAATGACAATTTTTGTCTTGCAGGGAACCATCATGGCGTTTCTGTTTTCATGGATTGGATTGACTTTCGCAACTAAGGTTGGGATGGATGCCCCTGTCCTTCGGAAGTGGTTATATAAAACGGGCGGAGAGTCCTTTAACAAAAAGGGAATCATTCAAGCAGTCATCTTTGGATTTGCAGCAACAGGTCTTCTCCTCTTACTGGAATTCGCGGTTTTCCAACCATTACTGCCAATCTTGGCAGAAAAAGCCCAAAACGTAGAAGTATCGGTTTGGGCAGGGATTCTGACATCCATTCAAGGCGGCGTATACGAAGAAGTCATGGTTCGCTTGTTCATGATGACCATGATCGTGTGGATTTGTAGCAAGCTATTCGGACGTAACTCTTCTCCTAAGCCCTGGATGTACTGGACAGGGATCATTGGGGCGGCCCTTATATTTGGGCTTGGTCATCTCCCTGCGGCAAATGTTTATTTTGGTGAGATTACCCCGCTGTTGTTCATTCGCACACTTGCCCTTAACGGGGTGGCAGGAATCTTATTCGGTTACCTCTACTGGAAGCGCGGTTTGGAGTATGCAATGATTGCGCACGCGATAGGGGATATCATCCTTCATGGTTTCATCAAATAA
- a CDS encoding SdpI family protein, whose product MNKSNLSILFFFISVVLGVICYPSMPDQMVIHWGPNGEPNGFAPKLVGVTFIPVVMLFLFVAVRSQKQYYKKFQSSHDTILHTLMIVLLVIHSVIIAYGYGYMLNIGIFVTLILGILFVTIGNFMPRFRHNYLIGIRTPWSLASEEVWKNTHLLSSRVFFIGGILIMLTSFLPTTIHYILMLIIVLVTILISIGSSRYYYKKTGRGK is encoded by the coding sequence ATGAATAAATCCAATTTGTCTATCTTGTTTTTTTTCATCAGTGTTGTGTTAGGCGTAATTTGTTATCCCTCCATGCCAGATCAGATGGTCATTCATTGGGGACCAAATGGCGAACCGAATGGTTTTGCGCCTAAGCTTGTGGGTGTAACCTTTATTCCGGTTGTGATGCTGTTTCTTTTCGTGGCTGTTCGCAGTCAAAAACAGTATTACAAAAAGTTCCAAAGCAGTCACGATACAATCTTGCATACATTAATGATCGTACTTCTCGTCATCCATAGCGTGATCATCGCATATGGATATGGGTATATGTTAAATATTGGAATATTTGTAACCCTTATTTTAGGAATTCTCTTTGTAACGATAGGGAATTTCATGCCTCGGTTTCGACATAACTATCTGATTGGGATACGCACGCCATGGTCACTCGCTAGTGAAGAGGTCTGGAAAAATACCCACCTATTGAGTTCTCGTGTGTTCTTCATCGGAGGAATCCTTATCATGCTCACTTCATTCTTACCAACAACCATCCATTACATCCTCATGCTGATCATTGTGTTGGTGACCATTCTGATTTCGATTGGAAGCAGTCGGTACTATTACAAAAAAACAGGAAGGGGAAAGTAA